In Tursiops truncatus isolate mTurTru1 chromosome X, mTurTru1.mat.Y, whole genome shotgun sequence, the following proteins share a genomic window:
- the LOC109552481 gene encoding large ribosomal subunit protein eL39-like, with the protein MSSHKTFRIKRFLAKKQKQNHPIPQWIRMKTGNKIRYNSKRRHWRRTKLGL; encoded by the coding sequence ATGTCTTCTCACAAGACTTTCAGGATCAAGCGATTTCTggccaagaaacaaaagcagaatcaTCCCATTCCCCAATGGATTCGAATGAAAACTGGTAATAAAATCAGGTACAACTCTAAGAGAAGACATTGGAGAAGAACCAAGCTGGGTCTATAA